In a genomic window of Pontibacter liquoris:
- a CDS encoding Gfo/Idh/MocA family protein: MSEEKSAESTAGSTRRDFIKAGALAAAGFMIVPRHVLGKGFLAPSDRLVVAGVGVGGKGESDIASFYKSGKADIAYLCDVDDRRAATSRKNFPKAKYYKDWRELFDKEGKKFDAVSVSTPDHNHAIITLAAMQLGKHVYVQKPLTHDIYEARALTDAAKRYKVVTQMGNQGASGDGVRQLREWYDAGVIGDVHTVYCWTDRPVWPQGIPWPTAKTAVPKELDWDLWLGTAPYKEYVDKLVPFNWRGWWDYGTGALGDMGCHLVEAPFSVLNLRYAQDVQASVGSVYVDEFKRGYFPESCPPSSHITLTFPKTDKTQGPVKVHWMDGGIQPERPEELGPNELFGDGGNGTLFVGTKGKMMASTYGADPRLLPLSKNQEVKVKQTLARVPGGADGHYAQWVEAAIAGHGKKQVSSPFEIAGPLTEALLMANLAIRGFDIQKPKADGNGFDYPGRYVELLWDNKNMRVTNFDDVNQFVKREYRKGWKLGA, from the coding sequence ATGTCCGAAGAAAAATCAGCCGAATCAACAGCGGGTAGCACCCGGCGAGACTTTATAAAAGCAGGAGCGCTGGCTGCTGCAGGATTTATGATAGTGCCACGCCATGTGCTGGGCAAGGGTTTTCTGGCACCCAGCGACAGGCTGGTGGTTGCGGGCGTAGGAGTAGGGGGCAAAGGCGAAAGCGACATTGCCAGTTTTTACAAGAGCGGGAAAGCGGATATTGCCTACCTGTGCGACGTAGATGACCGCAGAGCAGCCACTTCGCGAAAGAATTTTCCGAAAGCCAAATATTATAAAGACTGGCGCGAGCTTTTCGATAAGGAAGGAAAGAAGTTTGATGCAGTATCAGTATCCACCCCGGACCATAACCATGCTATCATTACGTTGGCTGCCATGCAGCTGGGCAAGCACGTGTATGTGCAGAAACCCCTCACGCACGATATTTATGAAGCCCGGGCGCTGACAGATGCCGCTAAGCGCTACAAGGTCGTAACTCAAATGGGAAACCAGGGCGCCTCCGGTGATGGCGTTCGGCAGCTGCGCGAGTGGTACGATGCCGGTGTGATCGGTGATGTACACACGGTTTACTGCTGGACTGACCGCCCCGTGTGGCCGCAGGGTATTCCGTGGCCAACTGCCAAAACCGCGGTTCCCAAAGAACTGGACTGGGATCTGTGGCTGGGAACAGCCCCTTACAAAGAGTACGTAGATAAACTGGTGCCCTTTAACTGGCGTGGCTGGTGGGACTATGGTACCGGCGCGCTTGGCGACATGGGATGCCACCTGGTAGAAGCGCCCTTCAGCGTGTTAAACCTGCGCTATGCGCAGGACGTGCAGGCAAGCGTAGGTAGCGTGTATGTAGATGAGTTTAAGCGCGGCTACTTTCCGGAAAGCTGCCCGCCTTCGAGCCACATTACCTTAACGTTCCCGAAAACAGACAAGACGCAAGGTCCCGTTAAGGTGCATTGGATGGATGGCGGCATTCAGCCGGAGCGTCCGGAAGAGCTGGGTCCGAATGAACTGTTCGGCGATGGCGGCAACGGAACGCTGTTTGTGGGCACCAAGGGCAAAATGATGGCCAGCACCTATGGCGCAGATCCGCGCCTGCTGCCGCTCTCCAAAAATCAGGAGGTAAAAGTTAAGCAAACGCTGGCCCGCGTGCCGGGTGGCGCCGATGGCCACTATGCCCAGTGGGTAGAGGCTGCCATTGCCGGTCACGGTAAAAAGCAGGTAAGTTCGCCTTTTGAGATTGCCGGCCCGTTAACGGAGGCGCTGCTGATGGCCAACCTTGCTATCCGCGGGTTCGACATCCAAAAGCCAAAGGCTGATGGAAACGGCTTTGATTATCCGGGTCGTTACGTAGAGCTTTTGTGGGATAACAAGAACATGCGGGTTACTAATTTCGACGATGTGAACCAGTTTGTAAAGCGGGAATACCGCAAGGGCTGGAAACTCGGCGCATAA
- a CDS encoding GMC oxidoreductase — translation MANNVYDAIVIGSGISGGWAAKELTEKGLKTIMLERGRNIEHVKDYVNANKNPWDFPHRGGRTQKMIEEHPVLKRDYVLNEQNEDYWVKEKESPYVETKPFDWFRGYHVGGRSLMWGRQSYRLSDLDFEANLKDGVAVDWPIRYKDMAPWYSYVEKFAGISGSREGIPHLPDGEFQPPMDMNCVEKDVAARIKSHYKGDRHMIIGRVANITQPLQSRTNCQYRNKCWLGCPFGAYFSTQSSTLPAAMATGNLTLRPFSIVTKILYDKDTKKAKGVEVLDAETNQTYEYFAKIVFLNASALNSTWVLMNSATDVWPEGLGSSSGELGHNLIDHHFRAGASGSFDGYEDKYYYGRRANGIYIPRFRNLNGEKRDYIRGFGYQGSAGREGWSREIAEMNIGGAFKDALTEPGQWTMGLTGFGETLPYHENKVSLDKKKKDKWGLPVLAIDCEIKDNEKKMRLDMMADAKEMLEIAGAKNVKAYDAGYTMGMGIHEMGTARMGRDPKTSVLNEWNQVWDAKNVFVTDGAAMTSAGCQNPSLTYMALTARAVDHAVKELKKQNI, via the coding sequence ATGGCCAATAATGTATATGATGCCATTGTAATTGGTTCCGGTATTTCCGGTGGCTGGGCAGCCAAGGAATTAACCGAAAAAGGATTAAAAACCATCATGCTGGAGCGTGGGCGTAACATCGAACATGTGAAGGATTATGTAAATGCCAACAAAAACCCCTGGGATTTTCCGCACCGGGGTGGCCGCACCCAAAAAATGATCGAAGAACATCCCGTACTCAAACGGGATTATGTGCTTAATGAGCAGAACGAAGATTATTGGGTGAAAGAAAAGGAAAGCCCTTATGTGGAAACAAAGCCATTTGACTGGTTCCGGGGCTACCATGTAGGCGGCCGCTCCCTGATGTGGGGGCGCCAGAGCTACCGCCTCAGCGACCTGGACTTTGAAGCCAACCTGAAAGACGGCGTTGCTGTGGATTGGCCTATCCGGTACAAAGACATGGCCCCGTGGTACAGTTATGTAGAGAAATTTGCCGGAATTAGCGGTTCCCGCGAGGGCATTCCGCACCTGCCGGACGGTGAGTTTCAGCCGCCCATGGATATGAACTGCGTGGAGAAAGACGTAGCTGCCCGCATCAAATCGCATTACAAAGGTGACCGCCACATGATCATCGGGCGAGTAGCTAACATCACGCAGCCACTGCAAAGCCGCACCAATTGCCAGTATCGCAACAAATGCTGGCTGGGCTGTCCTTTTGGCGCCTACTTCAGTACCCAGTCTTCAACGCTGCCGGCAGCCATGGCGACCGGCAACCTGACGCTCCGTCCTTTTTCTATTGTCACCAAGATCCTGTATGACAAAGACACCAAGAAGGCAAAAGGAGTGGAGGTGCTCGACGCGGAAACGAACCAGACCTATGAATACTTTGCTAAAATCGTATTCCTGAATGCTTCGGCCCTGAACAGTACCTGGGTGCTGATGAACTCGGCCACTGATGTATGGCCCGAAGGGCTCGGGAGCAGCAGCGGTGAACTGGGGCATAACCTCATCGACCACCATTTCCGGGCAGGTGCATCGGGTAGCTTTGATGGTTATGAAGATAAATACTACTACGGCCGCCGTGCCAATGGTATATATATTCCGCGCTTCCGCAACCTAAACGGCGAAAAACGCGACTACATCCGAGGCTTCGGCTACCAGGGCAGCGCCGGCCGCGAAGGCTGGAGCCGCGAAATTGCCGAGATGAATATTGGGGGTGCCTTTAAAGATGCCTTAACGGAGCCAGGCCAGTGGACCATGGGCTTGACAGGCTTTGGTGAAACATTGCCGTACCATGAAAACAAGGTATCGCTCGATAAAAAGAAAAAAGACAAGTGGGGACTTCCGGTCCTGGCTATCGACTGCGAGATAAAGGACAACGAGAAAAAAATGCGCCTCGACATGATGGCCGATGCCAAAGAGATGCTCGAGATTGCTGGGGCTAAAAATGTGAAAGCTTACGATGCCGGTTATACTATGGGCATGGGCATTCACGAAATGGGTACTGCACGTATGGGCCGCGATCCGAAAACATCGGTGCTTAACGAGTGGAACCAGGTATGGGACGCCAAAAACGTATTCGTAACAGATGGTGCCGCCATGACTTCGGCCGGTTGCCAGAACCCATCACTGACGTACATGGCGCTTACGGCTCGCGCAGTAGACCATGCGGTGAAGGAACTCAAAAAACAAAATATTTAA
- a CDS encoding c-type cytochrome, giving the protein MKKTMLILGCCTLLYACGGNSENAEYESYYDQDKKDDTTAIADDYVAPAPPQEGGATSDSSAIDAKEKTTKMPADATTAQTTGTAAATASADVEKGKKLIAQSDCLSCHKDKEKLVGPAYSAVADKYEANDKNISYLVQKIQKGGSGVWGQIPMTPHPNLSNDDTKAMVHYILSLKSKS; this is encoded by the coding sequence ATGAAAAAAACAATGCTGATTCTGGGGTGTTGTACCCTGCTTTATGCGTGCGGCGGCAACAGTGAAAATGCCGAGTACGAATCATACTATGACCAGGACAAAAAGGATGATACTACAGCCATAGCAGACGACTATGTAGCGCCCGCACCACCGCAGGAAGGCGGCGCAACCTCCGACTCATCAGCCATTGACGCGAAAGAGAAAACGACGAAAATGCCTGCTGATGCTACCACTGCGCAAACAACCGGAACCGCTGCCGCCACAGCTAGTGCCGATGTAGAAAAAGGAAAGAAGCTGATCGCCCAGTCCGATTGCCTGAGCTGCCATAAGGATAAAGAAAAATTGGTTGGTCCGGCGTATTCCGCAGTAGCTGACAAGTATGAAGCGAACGATAAAAATATCAGCTACCTGGTGCAGAAGATTCAGAAGGGCGGCAGTGGCGTTTGGGGGCAAATTCCCATGACGCCGCATCCTAACCTGAGCAACGACGATACCAAAGCCATGGTGCATTATATATTGTCCCTGAAAAGCAAATCCTAA
- a CDS encoding gluconate 2-dehydrogenase subunit 3 family protein, with protein sequence MNRREAISAVALLLGGTVVGADLLVSCTPQSKKVDNLFDKNVVAELNEVADTILPATSTPGAKAANVGEFMSRMVTDCYTKDDQEVFKKGISQLNEASDKKYSKPFMELNAKQRTELLTGLDAEQKKYMASKKEDAPSHYFRMMKELTLLGYFTSEIGATQALRYVPVPGRYDGCIDYKKGDRAWAT encoded by the coding sequence ATGAACAGAAGAGAAGCTATTTCGGCAGTTGCCTTGCTGCTGGGCGGAACAGTAGTAGGCGCCGATTTGCTGGTGTCCTGTACACCGCAATCAAAAAAGGTCGATAATCTTTTTGACAAGAATGTGGTGGCGGAGCTCAACGAAGTGGCCGACACCATACTTCCTGCCACCAGCACGCCGGGTGCCAAAGCAGCCAATGTAGGCGAGTTTATGTCCCGGATGGTGACGGATTGTTATACAAAAGATGACCAGGAGGTATTTAAGAAAGGGATATCGCAGCTTAACGAGGCAAGCGATAAAAAGTACAGTAAACCTTTTATGGAGTTAAATGCCAAGCAGCGCACCGAGTTACTGACCGGCCTTGATGCCGAGCAGAAGAAGTATATGGCCTCCAAAAAAGAGGATGCGCCCAGCCATTATTTCCGGATGATGAAGGAGCTGACCCTGCTGGGGTATTTCACTTCCGAAATAGGAGCCACGCAGGCTTTACGCTATGTGCCGGTGCCGGGTCGCTACGATGGGTGCATCGACTACAAAAAAGGCGACCGCGCCTGGGCAACCTAA